One Rosa chinensis cultivar Old Blush chromosome 3, RchiOBHm-V2, whole genome shotgun sequence DNA window includes the following coding sequences:
- the LOC112191454 gene encoding CASP-like protein 5A1, with translation MSVSRPSVHPVEAPPLIDVAAQNGLRVRMKDVQGMPGTAGGLALRLCQLVFAGVSLAVMASTNDFPSVTAFCYLVAAVSLQCVWSLSLAIVDLYAISVRRSLRNCKVICFFAIGDGITSTLTFAAACASAGITVLIANDLNRCAVNHCKRFESATAMAFISWFVVSPSFLLNFWSLASR, from the exons ATGAGCGTGAGCCGTCCGTCGGTCCACCCGGTGGAGGCTCCACCGCTGATTGACGTGGCGGCCCAGAACGGCCTCCGAGTCAGGATGAAGGACGTTCAGGGCATGCCCGGCACCGCCGGCGGCCTCGCTCTCCGTCTTTGCCAGCTCGTCTTCGCCGGAGTCTCGCTCGCCGTCATGGCCTCCACCAATGATTTTCCATCTGTCACTGCGTTTTG CTACCTTGTTGCTGCTGTGAGCTTGCAATGTGTGTGGAGCTTGTCACTGGCGATTGTTGATTTGTATGCGATTTCGGTGCGGCGGAGTCTGCGAAACTGCAAGGTTATTTGTTTCTTCGCCATTGGAGATGGG ATCACATCCACTCTTACATTTGCTGCCGCATGCGCTTCTGCTGGAATTACTGTCCTCATTGCCAATGATCTTAATAGATGTGCTGTGAACCATTGCAAAAGGTTTGAATCTGCAACAGCTATGGCTTTTATCAGTTGGTTTGTTGTGTCACCATCCTTTCTTTTAAACTTTTGGTCGCTGGCTTCGCGGTGA
- the LOC112193155 gene encoding ubiquitin-like protein 5, with protein MIEVVLNDRLGKKVKVKCNEDDTIGDLKKLVAAQTGTRADKIRIQKWYNVYKDHITLRDYEVHDGMGLELYYN; from the coding sequence ATGATCGAGGTGGTGCTGAACGATCGTCTGGGGAAGAAGGTGAAGGTGAAGTGCAACGAGGACGACACCATCGGTGACCTGAAGAAGCTGGTGGCCGCTCAGACGGGTACCCGAGCCGATAAGATCCGGATCCAGAAGTGGTACAACGTCTACAAGGACCACATCACTCTCAGGGATTACGAAGTCCATGACGGCATGGGCCTCGAGCTGTACTACAACTGA
- the LOC112192112 gene encoding auxin response factor 18 isoform X1 → MITFMDSKEKLKEGEKCLDPQLWHACAGGMVQMPSVNAKVFYFPQGHAEHACGPVDFRNCPRIPPYILCRVSAIKFMADPETDEVYAKIRLVPLSSSEAGYEDNGIGGINGADSQDKPASFAKTLTQSDANNGGGFSVPRYCAETIFPRLDYSADPPVQTILAKDVHGETWKFRHIYRGTPRRHLLTTGWSTFVNHKKLVAGDSIVFLRAENGDLCVGIRRAKRGIGGGPESSSGWNPAGGNCAMPYGGFSSYLREDEGKLMRNGNGNGSNSNGSLMGKGKVGPESVLEAATLASNGQPFEVVYYPRASTPEFCVKASLVKAALQIRWCPGMRFKMAFETEDSSRISWFMGTISSVHVSEPMRWPESPWRLLQVSWDEPDLLQNVKRVSPWLVELVSNMPAIHLTPFSPPRKKMRLPQHPDFPFEGQLPMPTFSGNHHLLGTSSPFGCLPDKTPAGMQGARHAHYGLSLSDIHLNKLQSGLFPAGFPPLDHVATPTKFSNNTMIQRPTMSENVSCLLTMAHSPQSSKKPDDVKPPQLMLFGQTILTEQQISMSSSGDTVSPVLTGNSSSDGSGDKMANHSDNSGSALHQQSVQERSSGEGFHWYKDTRHEAEPNLETGHCKVFMESEDVGRTLDFSQFKSYDELYTKLADMFGIENSETLNHVLYRDATGAVKHIGDEPFSCSDFVKTARRLTILMDSGSNNVGM, encoded by the exons ATGATTACGTTTATGGATtcgaaagaaaaattgaaggaggGAGAGAAGTGCTTGGATCCTCAGCTATGGCATGCCTGTGCTGGAGGGATGGTTCAAATGCCATCGGTGAATGCCAAGGTGTTTTACTTCCCTCAGGGCCACGCCGAACACGCTTGTGGCCCTGTCGATTTCAGGAACTGCCCGAGGATTCCGCCTTACATACTCTGCAGGGTCTCGGCCATCAAGTTCATGGCTGATCCTGAGACTGACGAGGTTTATGCCAAGATTAGGCTGGTTCCTTTGAGCTCCAGTGAGGCTGGTTATGAGGATAATGGAATTGGGGGGATTAATGGGGCTGATTCGCAAGATAAGCCGGCCTCATTTGCAAAGACGCTGACTCAGTCGGATGCTAACAATGGTGGGGGGTTTTCTGTGCCGAGATACTGTGCTGAGACCATCTTTCCCAGATTGGACTACTCGGCTGATCCTCCTGTGCAGACGATTCTTGCTAAGGATGTTCATGGCGAGACTTGGAAGTTTAGGCACATATATAGGGGGACGCCGAGGCGGCATCTATTGACCACAGGGTGGAGTACTTTTGTGAACCACAAGAAGCTTGTTGCTGGGGACTCGATTGTGTTTTTGAGGGCGGAGAACGGTGATCTCTGTGTTGGAATTCGGCGAGCCAAGAGGGGAATTGGGGGTGGCCCGGAGTCATCTTCTGGGTGGAATCCGGCGGGTGGGAATTGTGCCATGCCATATGGAGGGTTCTCTTCCTATTTGAGGGAGGATGAGGGGAAACTGATGAGAAATGGCAATGGTAATGGCTCGAATTCGAATGGAAGTCTAATGGGGAAGGGCAAAGTTGGTCCTGAATCAGTTTTGGAAGCTGCAACACTTGCTTCAAATGGACAACCCTTTGAGGTTGTTTACTACCCTCGAGCAAGTACTCCAGAGTTTTGTGTGAAAGCGTCGTTGGTGAAGGCAGCACTGCAGATCCGTTGGTGCCCCGGAATGAGATTTAAGATGGCCTTTGAAACCGAAGATTCTTCCAGGATAAGTTGGTTCATGGGAACCATATCCTCTGTTCATGTTTCTGAGCCTATGCGCTGGCCTGAATCACCTTGGCGGCTTCTCCAG GTTAGCTGGGATGAACCTGATTTGCTTCAGAATGTCAAGCGCGTTAGCCCGTGGCTGGTAGAATTGGTGTCAAACATGCCCGCCATCCATCTGACACCCTTCTCACCaccaaggaagaagatgagactGCCACAACACCCCGATTTCCCATTTGAGGGACAACTTCCAATGCCGACATTTTCCGGCAATCACCACCTCCTTGGAACCAGCAGCCCCTTCGGTTGTCTGCCCGACAAAACTCCTGCTGGCATGCAGGGAGCCAGGCATGCTCATTACGGTCTATCCTTATCAGATATCCACCTCAATAAACTGCAATCAGGTCTATTTCCGGCTGGTTTCCCGCCACTTGATCATGTTGCTACTCCCACCAAATTCTCCAATAACACAATGATTCAAAGGCCTACCATGAGCGAGAATGTGTCTTGCTTGTTAACTATGGCACATTCTCCACAGTCTTCAAAGAAACCCGATGATGTAAAGCCACCGCAGCTCATGCTCTTCGGTCAAACAATACTTACTGAGCAGCAAATCTCTATGAGCTCCTCTGGCGATACTGTCTCACCAGTGCTTACTGGAAATAGTTCGTCAGATGGAAGTGGAGATAAAATGGCAAACCATTCTGATAATTCTGGATCTGCACTTCACCAACAAAGCGTACAAGAGCGATCATCCGGTGAAGGTTTCCATTGGTATAAGGACACTCGGCATGAAGCTGAACCAAATTTGGAAACTGGTCACTGTAAAGTCTTTATGGAATCTGAAGATGTAGGCCGCACTCTTGACTTTTCACAGTTCAAGTCTTATGATGAATTGTATACGAAACTGGCAGACATGTTTGGCATAGAAAATTCCGAGACACTGAACCATGTGCTCTATCGAGATGCTACTGGCGCAGTCAAACACATTGGAGACGAACCATTCAG TTGCAGTGACTTTGTGAAAACGGCAAGGAGATTGACGATTCTAATGGATTCAGGCAGCAACAATGTAGGAAtgtaa
- the LOC112192112 gene encoding auxin response factor 18 isoform X2, which yields MITFMDSKEKLKEGEKCLDPQLWHACAGGMVQMPSVNAKVFYFPQGHAEHACGPVDFRNCPRIPPYILCRVSAIKFMADPETDEVYAKIRLVPLSSSEAGYEDNGIGGINGADSQDKPASFAKTLTQSDANNGGGFSVPRYCAETIFPRLDYSADPPVQTILAKDVHGETWKFRHIYRGTPRRHLLTTGWSTFVNHKKLVAGDSIVFLRAENGDLCVGIRRAKRGIGGGPESSSGWNPAGGNCAMPYGGFSSYLREDEGKLMRNGNGNGSNSNGSLMGKGKVGPESVLEAATLASNGQPFEVVYYPRASTPEFCVKASLVKAALQIRWCPGMRFKMAFETEDSSRISWFMGTISSVHVSEPMRWPESPWRLLQVSWDEPDLLQNVKRVSPWLVELVSNMPAIHLTPFSPPRKKMRLPQHPDFPFEGQLPMPTFSGNHHLLGTSSPFGCLPDKTPAGMQGARHAHYGLSLSDIHLNKLQSGLFPAGFPPLDHVATPTKFSNNTMIQRPTMSENVSCLLTMAHSPQSSKKPDDVKPPQLMLFGQTILTEQQISMSSSGDTVSPVLTGNSSSDGSGDKMANHSDNSGSALHQQSVQERSSGEGFHWYKDTRHEAEPNLETGHCKVFMESEDVGRTLDFSQFKSYDELYTKLADMFGIENSETLNHVLYRDATGAVKHIGDEPFSDFVKTARRLTILMDSGSNNVGM from the exons ATGATTACGTTTATGGATtcgaaagaaaaattgaaggaggGAGAGAAGTGCTTGGATCCTCAGCTATGGCATGCCTGTGCTGGAGGGATGGTTCAAATGCCATCGGTGAATGCCAAGGTGTTTTACTTCCCTCAGGGCCACGCCGAACACGCTTGTGGCCCTGTCGATTTCAGGAACTGCCCGAGGATTCCGCCTTACATACTCTGCAGGGTCTCGGCCATCAAGTTCATGGCTGATCCTGAGACTGACGAGGTTTATGCCAAGATTAGGCTGGTTCCTTTGAGCTCCAGTGAGGCTGGTTATGAGGATAATGGAATTGGGGGGATTAATGGGGCTGATTCGCAAGATAAGCCGGCCTCATTTGCAAAGACGCTGACTCAGTCGGATGCTAACAATGGTGGGGGGTTTTCTGTGCCGAGATACTGTGCTGAGACCATCTTTCCCAGATTGGACTACTCGGCTGATCCTCCTGTGCAGACGATTCTTGCTAAGGATGTTCATGGCGAGACTTGGAAGTTTAGGCACATATATAGGGGGACGCCGAGGCGGCATCTATTGACCACAGGGTGGAGTACTTTTGTGAACCACAAGAAGCTTGTTGCTGGGGACTCGATTGTGTTTTTGAGGGCGGAGAACGGTGATCTCTGTGTTGGAATTCGGCGAGCCAAGAGGGGAATTGGGGGTGGCCCGGAGTCATCTTCTGGGTGGAATCCGGCGGGTGGGAATTGTGCCATGCCATATGGAGGGTTCTCTTCCTATTTGAGGGAGGATGAGGGGAAACTGATGAGAAATGGCAATGGTAATGGCTCGAATTCGAATGGAAGTCTAATGGGGAAGGGCAAAGTTGGTCCTGAATCAGTTTTGGAAGCTGCAACACTTGCTTCAAATGGACAACCCTTTGAGGTTGTTTACTACCCTCGAGCAAGTACTCCAGAGTTTTGTGTGAAAGCGTCGTTGGTGAAGGCAGCACTGCAGATCCGTTGGTGCCCCGGAATGAGATTTAAGATGGCCTTTGAAACCGAAGATTCTTCCAGGATAAGTTGGTTCATGGGAACCATATCCTCTGTTCATGTTTCTGAGCCTATGCGCTGGCCTGAATCACCTTGGCGGCTTCTCCAG GTTAGCTGGGATGAACCTGATTTGCTTCAGAATGTCAAGCGCGTTAGCCCGTGGCTGGTAGAATTGGTGTCAAACATGCCCGCCATCCATCTGACACCCTTCTCACCaccaaggaagaagatgagactGCCACAACACCCCGATTTCCCATTTGAGGGACAACTTCCAATGCCGACATTTTCCGGCAATCACCACCTCCTTGGAACCAGCAGCCCCTTCGGTTGTCTGCCCGACAAAACTCCTGCTGGCATGCAGGGAGCCAGGCATGCTCATTACGGTCTATCCTTATCAGATATCCACCTCAATAAACTGCAATCAGGTCTATTTCCGGCTGGTTTCCCGCCACTTGATCATGTTGCTACTCCCACCAAATTCTCCAATAACACAATGATTCAAAGGCCTACCATGAGCGAGAATGTGTCTTGCTTGTTAACTATGGCACATTCTCCACAGTCTTCAAAGAAACCCGATGATGTAAAGCCACCGCAGCTCATGCTCTTCGGTCAAACAATACTTACTGAGCAGCAAATCTCTATGAGCTCCTCTGGCGATACTGTCTCACCAGTGCTTACTGGAAATAGTTCGTCAGATGGAAGTGGAGATAAAATGGCAAACCATTCTGATAATTCTGGATCTGCACTTCACCAACAAAGCGTACAAGAGCGATCATCCGGTGAAGGTTTCCATTGGTATAAGGACACTCGGCATGAAGCTGAACCAAATTTGGAAACTGGTCACTGTAAAGTCTTTATGGAATCTGAAGATGTAGGCCGCACTCTTGACTTTTCACAGTTCAAGTCTTATGATGAATTGTATACGAAACTGGCAGACATGTTTGGCATAGAAAATTCCGAGACACTGAACCATGTGCTCTATCGAGATGCTACTGGCGCAGTCAAACACATTGGAGACGAACCATTCAG TGACTTTGTGAAAACGGCAAGGAGATTGACGATTCTAATGGATTCAGGCAGCAACAATGTAGGAAtgtaa